In Methanocorpusculum vombati, a genomic segment contains:
- the cofG gene encoding 7,8-didemethyl-8-hydroxy-5-deazariboflavin synthase CofG, translating into MPRTITFSRNVFLPLTNVCANACGYCSFKAPVADGCVMPASEVLATLRRGAAFGCTEALFTFGERPENEPGFRRYIEAAGYPDILSYCEAMSRAAIDLGMLPHTNAGILTYEELERLRHVNASMGLMLETTAEIPAHRHSPGKDPGVRLEMMADAGKLKIPFTTGLLLGIGETAADREESLAAIRDLHKRYGHIQEVIIQNFCPKEGTEMAGVPGASQEVIRETLRLAAGILPKDVSIQIPPNLADAGGLLSLGVTDLGGVSPVTIDYINPEHPWPALDVLAEIAAGYDLRERLCIYPQYCNPEWVSPELLPLAERLAKRTYG; encoded by the coding sequence ATGCCCCGGACGATTACGTTTTCCCGGAATGTGTTTCTCCCGCTGACGAATGTGTGTGCGAACGCCTGCGGCTACTGTTCCTTCAAGGCGCCCGTTGCCGACGGCTGCGTGATGCCCGCATCAGAGGTACTGGCAACGCTTCGCCGCGGTGCCGCGTTCGGATGCACCGAAGCACTGTTCACGTTCGGGGAGCGGCCGGAGAACGAACCGGGATTCCGGAGATATATTGAGGCCGCGGGGTATCCGGATATTCTTTCTTACTGCGAAGCGATGAGCCGGGCGGCGATTGATCTCGGGATGCTGCCGCATACAAACGCCGGTATTTTAACATATGAAGAACTCGAACGGCTCCGGCACGTGAACGCGAGTATGGGACTGATGCTGGAGACGACCGCCGAAATTCCGGCACACCGCCACAGTCCGGGAAAAGATCCCGGCGTCCGCCTTGAGATGATGGCCGATGCCGGAAAACTGAAGATTCCGTTTACGACCGGGCTTCTGCTCGGCATCGGGGAGACGGCGGCTGATCGTGAGGAGTCGCTTGCAGCTATCCGGGACCTGCACAAACGCTACGGCCACATTCAGGAGGTGATCATCCAGAACTTCTGTCCGAAGGAAGGAACAGAGATGGCGGGTGTTCCGGGTGCATCGCAGGAGGTTATCCGCGAGACGCTCCGGCTTGCTGCCGGTATTCTGCCAAAAGATGTTTCCATTCAGATTCCTCCGAACCTTGCGGATGCCGGCGGGCTTCTTTCCCTCGGGGTAACCGATCTCGGCGGGGTTTCCCCAGTGACGATTGATTACATCAATCCGGAACATCCCTGGCCGGCACTGGATGTTCTTGCAGAGATCGCCGCCGGATACGATCTGCGGGAGCGGCTGTGCATCTATCCGCAGTACTGCAACCCGGAGTGGGTTTCCCCGGAGCTTCTGCCGCTGGCGGAACGCCTGGCGAAACGGACCTATGGATAG
- the purC gene encoding phosphoribosylaminoimidazolesuccinocarboxamide synthase: protein MKQGDLLYLGKAKSVYRTDKPDELLVVFRDDITAFDGQKKNVLAGKGGYNAKVTAYFYPLLEAAGIPTHFLAAVTPTAHLVRRLSMIPLEIIVRNRAAGSLVRNYGFAEGEPLSPPLIVMDLKDDSRHDPMINDEIILARGIAAAEELAEIKRLALAINAVLRENLAAKDLDLIDMKFEFGRDAAGMIRLGDEISMDSLRLWDHGAVGASLDKDVYRKELGDVMETYAMVAQRICGA, encoded by the coding sequence ATGAAGCAGGGAGATCTTCTCTATCTGGGTAAGGCAAAGTCTGTCTATCGGACCGACAAACCGGATGAACTTCTGGTGGTGTTCCGGGACGACATTACTGCATTTGACGGGCAAAAGAAGAATGTCCTTGCAGGAAAAGGCGGGTACAATGCAAAGGTTACGGCATACTTCTATCCGCTTCTTGAAGCGGCCGGTATCCCGACGCATTTTCTTGCGGCTGTGACGCCCACCGCGCATCTGGTTCGCCGGCTTTCCATGATTCCGCTGGAGATTATCGTCCGGAATCGTGCAGCAGGATCTCTGGTGCGAAATTATGGTTTTGCGGAAGGCGAGCCTCTGTCCCCCCCGCTGATTGTGATGGATCTGAAAGATGACTCGCGTCACGATCCAATGATCAATGATGAGATCATTCTGGCACGCGGAATTGCAGCCGCTGAGGAGCTTGCGGAGATCAAGCGGCTGGCACTTGCAATCAATGCAGTTCTCCGGGAGAATCTTGCAGCAAAGGATCTGGACTTAATCGATATGAAGTTCGAGTTCGGCAGAGATGCGGCAGGCATGATCCGGCTGGGCGATGAAATAAGTATGGACTCACTGCGGTTGTGGGATCACGGTGCGGTCGGTGCGTCGCTGGATAAGGATGTGTACCGCAAGGAACTGGGCGACGTCATGGAAACCTACGCGATGGTTGCACAGCGCATCTGCGGTGCGTAA